GGGAAGGTGGAGGAGGCCAGAAGGCTTCTTGTGGAGGAGTTTAGAAGGAACCCCGACCCGGAGGTGAAAGCTTTGCTAGAAGGACTTCCTTAGCTCAACGATGATCTCCTTTTCCTCCCTTGGCCCTAGGTTTCGGCGGGGGGTGGGGTATTTAGAATGGAGGCGTGGCCCGCGTCTTGGTGGTGGAGGACGATCCTACCGTGGCCAGGGTCTTGGAGCTGGCCCTAGGGCGGGAAGGGTACCGGTTCCAACTGGCCAGGGATTATCCCACCGCAAAGGCGGCCCTGGCGCAGGATTGGGATGCCATCGTTTTGGACATCAACCTGCCCGGTGGCTCGGGCCTGGATCTCTTGCGCTACCTAAGGAGGGAGTTGAAGAGGGACACCCCCGTCCTGGTCCTTTCCGGCCTGAAGCAGGAGCGAAGCGTGGCCGAGGCCCAGGCCCTGGGAGCCCAGGAGTACTTCACCAAGCCCTTCAGCCCTGGGGAACTTGTGAAGCGCTTGGAGCGCTATGTGGCGGCGGGGTGAGCGGCTTTATGCCCTCCTGGTGGTGCTGGTGGTTCTCCTGGAGGCCTTGGCCCTGGGGGGTCTGGTGGTGGCCTTCTCGGGGCGGATTTTTGGCCTGTTTGGTTCCCCTGTGGCCTACCGGGCCCTTTTCCAGGCCCTGGTCCTTACCGGAGTGGCCCTAAGCGTGCTTTCCGCCTACATCCTGCTCTACCACGCCTACACCGCCCGCAAGGAGGGTCTGGACCGGAAGGCCTATGAGGAATGGCTGGGCCGGTTCACCGAGGCCCTCTTCAACGGTGGGCCGCCTCCGCCCCTTCCCTGGCCCCGTCCGGCCCTCGAGGCCCTTTTGAGCCTACGGGAGATGCTCAAGGGGGAGCTTTCCGAGCGGGTGGCCGACTGGCTCCGCCAGGCTTGTCCTTACTGGATCCGCCTTCTGAAAAGCCGGTGGGCCTCCAAGCCTGCCCGGCTGGAGGCCTTGGATGCCCTGGCCCAGGCCCGCTTGCCGGAAACCCTAGAGGCTATCCTTCCTTACCTCTCCCATCGGGATCCCGTGCTACGGCTAGGAGCGGCCCGGGCTGGGGCCCGGGTGGCCCAGGGGGAGGGGCTTGGACGGCTGGCGGAGGCCCTCCTCGAGGCGGGCCTGCCCCGAGGGGCCCTCCTGGAGGTGCTCCTTCTCCTGGAAGAGCGGGCGTCACCCGTGGTGGAGGCTTTCCTTTCCCGGGGCGGCAGGGAGGAAGTGTGGGCGGCCCTGGAGGCCATTGGCCGGCTCAAGCTTCTCTCGCTTGCGGAAAGGGTTCTTCCCTTCTTGGAGCAGGGGGATGCCGAGCTTAGGGCTGCGGCCATGCGCGCCCTTTACCGCATGCGCCACCCACCCAAGGGGTACGAGGGGCTTTTGCTGGCAGCTTTGCAGGATGAGCAGGAATTTTTGCGGGTCCATGCCGCCCGGCTCATGGCCCTTTTGGGGAATGAGCTGGCCCAGCGGGCGTTGTGGAAGGCGCTTTCCGACCCCTCCTTTTACGTGCGCCGGGCGGCGGCGGAGGGGCTTTTGCTGATGGACAAGGGATTCCTGGCCCGGGCGGCGGAAGGCCACCCTGACCCCCTTGGTCGGGCCATGGCCCAGCAGGTGTTGCGGGAGGCGGCGTGAACCTTTTTCTAGACTTTCTGTTCTTGTACCAGGTGGTGGTCCTGTGGTACTTCGCCTTTCTGAATTTCTTTTATGCCCTCTTCGCCTTTTTCGGCTTAGGGATGGTGGCCCGCTATGCCCGGGAGCTTTCCGAACTATCCCTGAAGGACCTTCTGGAGCGGGAGGCCTACCTGCCCGTCTCCATACTGGTGCCCACCTACAACGAGGAGAAGACCATTGCCCACTCGGTGCGCTCCTTTTTAGCCCTGCATTATCCGGAATTTGAGGTGATCGTGGTGGCGGATGGGCCCAAGGACCGGACCCTCGAGGTGCTTAAGGAGGCCTTCCGCCTGGTGGAGGTGGAATGGGTCTACCGTCGGGCGCTTGCCACCAAGCCCGTGCGGGCGGTCTACCGCTCCC
This region of Thermus neutrinimicus genomic DNA includes:
- a CDS encoding response regulator transcription factor, translating into MARVLVVEDDPTVARVLELALGREGYRFQLARDYPTAKAALAQDWDAIVLDINLPGGSGLDLLRYLRRELKRDTPVLVLSGLKQERSVAEAQALGAQEYFTKPFSPGELVKRLERYVAAG
- a CDS encoding HEAT repeat domain-containing protein, translated to MWRRGERLYALLVVLVVLLEALALGGLVVAFSGRIFGLFGSPVAYRALFQALVLTGVALSVLSAYILLYHAYTARKEGLDRKAYEEWLGRFTEALFNGGPPPPLPWPRPALEALLSLREMLKGELSERVADWLRQACPYWIRLLKSRWASKPARLEALDALAQARLPETLEAILPYLSHRDPVLRLGAARAGARVAQGEGLGRLAEALLEAGLPRGALLEVLLLLEERASPVVEAFLSRGGREEVWAALEAIGRLKLLSLAERVLPFLEQGDAELRAAAMRALYRMRHPPKGYEGLLLAALQDEQEFLRVHAARLMALLGNELAQRALWKALSDPSFYVRRAAAEGLLLMDKGFLARAAEGHPDPLGRAMAQQVLREAA